Proteins from one Nomia melanderi isolate GNS246 chromosome 3, iyNomMela1, whole genome shotgun sequence genomic window:
- the NSD gene encoding nuclear receptor binding SET domain protein isoform X2, whose protein sequence is MSSINGVNSKVGIITESRFVDHGSNLDATRNNFEYDKKNFNVESNTATSCKSRYGRTIKPKSPKNEMAGSPKSNKVLKARKSQNSSDSSNESMDENNAINDLDDTSDSSISLTTMDETVPKIIGSSIQCNWILGQLAWARVGNFPFWPCVITLDPILMTYHRLKTTARSQILMVHVRYFGDKGRHSWVSSNSMIPFTNFADFKKLSESVTIEVKKRDAKYAAAFVVKPGIKSKWESAIEEAMEVQPMSNEDRSNIFKPKEKNTKNRSPKITALDEKDKVNKRKHSHDSSGFDIKRIKSDNAYELEKSQYKTDGTTSKILKLTENGKSNSRLNSDTPPLSPLSQRDSNDEVSVAQKVEFKTEEDVDGVFEVYYERNRDMLEDEYPDASEQDIKKYLKKTWDSMNSSFRKKYRSYVTSDASATHIKENLSDQEDLSTDVESSMKENKKSRIKVEKDEMIASETKKSRPYNLFKGMKQEKVCQICEKTGKLTRCKGPCYSYFHLSCVKPGESSPEHSIDDSTMDDKILDDIKEIKQNNVDEDENSGKTDEQEDELFKCIDCLSGVAPACFICNEREGDRIRCTVLACGKHYHSSCLKSWPQSHWQGGRLTCPYHMCHTCSSDNPQDSHSRTPNEKLARCVRCPSSYHTSTSCLPAGSVILTGSQIVCPKHYQAPHPPVNAAWCFLCTRGGSLICCDTCPTSFHLECLGIDAPDGAFICEDCETGRLPLYGEIVWVKLGNYRWWPSRICYPHQIPENIEAIPHSPGKFCVMFLGSNNYYWIHRGRAFLYQDGDANIKPPIGKKNNRDDTYRKALEEANDIHQRLKVERAAAKDHGPRGLKPPPYVKLKVNKPVGNVKPVEVESIVACDCDAEWENPCAPGTDCLNRILLVECSPGICPAGPKCNNQAFARRQYPAMEPFHTVARGWGLRSLEYIKAGQFVIEYVGEVIDEAEYKQRLHRKKELKNENFYFLTIDNNRMIDAEPKGNLSRFMNHSCSPNCETQKWTVNGDTRIGLFALCDIEPGEELTFNYNLACDGETRKPCLCGASNCSGFIGLKVQKSQVTTPSIHQKKFEKLDKMKRQKRSRKHLTCWGCGQEIEKLEDFVVCDQKTCNKKYHKTCVVIDDVDSRFSCPWHHCTACGRRTSAHCSFCSAAFCQVHLERNLFEYGEKGGFVCKLHENMEIQKSSVEDEKDYSDNETDTDREFSPTGSTSPLVTMEKAVPREPSPRVSIVEVHPSSEESEESQREDDEEVIQPNDFIPCEYNSKNMKRKTLHRLSLRLRKEENRVEELNNLTSSQLEAIIGGSLYE, encoded by the exons ATGAGCTCTATCAACGGAGTGAACAGCAAGGTGGGCATAATTACTGAATCAAGATTCGTCGATCACGGCAGTAATTTGGATGCAACAAGAAACAATTTTGAGTATGACAAAAAGAACTTTAATGTTGAATCTAACACGGCCACATCATGTAAAAGTCGGTATGGTAGGACAATAAAACCCAAATCTCCTAAAAATGAAATGGCTGGTTCTCCAAAG AGTAACAAGGTGTTGAAAGCCCGGAAATCTCAAAATTCATCCGACAGCAGTAACGAAAGCATGGATGAAAATAATGCGATCAATGACTTGGACGATACAAGTGATTCTTCCATTAGTTTGACCACCATGGATGAAACTGTTCCAAAGATAATTGGTTCATCTATACAGTGCAATTGGATATTAGGTCAATTAGCATGGGCTCGTGTTGGTAATTTCCCTTTCTGGCCTTGTGTAATAACATTAGATCCAATTTTAATGACGTACCATAGATTAAAAA CAACTGCCAGATCCCAGATATTAATGGTACATGTTCGATATTTTGGAGATAAAGGACGCCATAGTTGGGTTTCTTCAAACTCTATGATACCGTTCACTAATTTTGCTGATTTTAAGAAACTGTCAGAATCAGTGACTATAGAAGTTAAGAAGAGAGATGCAAAATATGCTGCTGCATTTGTAGTAAAACCTGGAATTAAATCTAAATGGGAAAGCGCAATAGAAGAAGCTATGGAAGTTCAACCAATGAGCAATGAAGACAGATCTAATATATTTAAACCTaaagagaaaaatacaaaaaacagATCGCCAAAGATAACTGCATTAGATGAAAAAGATAAGgttaacaaaagaaaacattcaCACGATTCCAGTGGATTTGACATTAAACGTATTAAATcagataat GCATATGAATTGGAAAAATCGCAATACAAAACAGATGGAACAACATCTAAAATACTGAAACTGACAGAAAATGGTAAAAGTAATTCAAGACTTAATTCTGATACTCCTCCCTTGTCTCCTTTAAGCCAACGAGATTCCAATGATGAAGTCTCTGTTGCGCAGAAAGTGGAATTTAAGACTGAAGAGGATGTAGATGGTGTCTTTGAGGTTTATTATGAACGGAATAGAGATATGTTGGAAGATGAATACCCTGATGCATCAGAACAggatattaagaaatatttaaaaaaaacttggGACTCGATGAACTCCTCGTTTCGTAAAAAGTATCGATCGTATGTAACTTCAGACGCCTCTGCTActcatattaaagaaaatttatcggATCAAGAAGATTTATCCACTGATGTGGAATCGAGTATGAAGGAGAATAAGAAATCTAGAATCAAAGTTGAAAAAGACGAAATGATTGCTTCAGAAACGAAAAAAAGTAGACCTTACAATCTCTTTAAGGGAATGAAGCAAGAGAAGGTGTGTCAGATATGTGAAAAAACTGGAAAGTTAACTAGATGTAAAGGACCttgttattcatattttcatttatcttgtGTAAAACCTGGTGAATCCAGTCCAGAACATTCCATCGACGACAGTACAATGGATGATAAGATACTCGATGATATAAAGGAGATTAAACAAAACAATGTTGACGAAGATGAAAATAGCG GTAAAACCGATGAACAAGaagatgaattattcaaatgcaTTGATTGTTTGTCAGGTGTAGCACCTGCTTGCTTCATATGTAATGAAAGGGAAGGTGACAGAATAAGATGTACTGTCTTAGCCTGTGGAAAACATTATCACTCATCCTGTTTAAAATCGTGGCCGCAG tcTCATTGGCAAGGAGGTCGATTAACCTGCCCGTATCATATGTGTCACACGTGCAGTTCCGACAATCCTCAAGACAGTCATTCAAGAACCCCAAATGAGAAATTGGCACGTTGTGTTCGATGTCCTTCGTCTTATCATACATCTACTTCTTGTTTGCCTGCTGGTTCAGTGATTCTAACCGGCAGTCAAATAGTTTGCCCAAAGCATTATCAGGCACCCCATCCACCAGTAAATGCAGCATGGTGCTTTTTATGTACAAGAGGTGGAAGTCTTATTTGTTGCGACACGTGTCCAACTTCTTTTCATCTCGAGTGTCTAg GAATTGATGCGCCGGATGGTGCATTTATCTGTGAAGACTGTGAAACGGGCAGACTACCTTTATACGGGGAAATTGTGTGGGTTAAACTCGGTAATTATCGGTGGTGGCCATCCCGTATTTGCTATCCGCATCAAATTCCTGAGAACATAGAAGCTATACCTCACAGTCCTGGTAAATTTTGCGTGATGTTTTTGggatcaaataattattattggatACATAG GGGTCGCGCTTTCCTTTATCAAGATGGTGACGCAAATATAAAACCACCGATCggtaaaaaaaataatagagaCGATACTTACCGGAAAGCGTTAGAGGAAGCTAATGATATTCATCAGCGTTTAAAGGTTGAAAGAGCTGCTGCTAAGGATCATGGACCCCGAGGATTGAAACCACCACCTTACGTTAAATTGAAA GTAAATAAACCCGTTGGGAATGTAAAACCGGTAGAAGTTGAAAGTATTGTTGCTTGTGATTGCGACGCAGAGTGGGAAAATCCGTGTGCACCAGGAACAGATTGCCTTAATCGAATATTATTAGTTGAATGTAGCCCTGGTATCTGTCCTGCTGGCCCGAAATGTAATAATCAGGCATTTGCGAGAAGACAATATCCTGCTATGGAACCGTTTCACACTGTTGCCCGTGGATGGGGTCTTAGAAGTTTAGAATACATTAAAGCAGGACAATTTGTTATCGAGTACGTAGGTGAAGTTATAGACGAAGCTGAATACAAACAAAGGCTGCatagaaaaaaggaattaaagaacgagaatttttattttttaaccatAGACAATAATAGAATGATAGATGCCGAACCAAAGGGCAATTTAAGTCGATTTATGA ATCATTCATGTTCGCCAAACTGCGAGACTCAGAAATGGACGGTAAATGGAGACACGCGTATAGGTCTGTTTGCGTTATGCGATATAGAACCAGGTGAAgaattaacttttaattataatttagctTGCGACGGAGAAACTCGAAAGCCCTGCCTATGCGGTGCATCAAATTGTAGCGGATTTATAGGTTTAAAGGTACAGAAATCGCAGGTAACGACACCATCGATTCATCAaaagaaatttgagaaattggACAAAATGAAACGTCAAAAGAG GTCGAGAAAACATTTAACTTGTTGGGGCTGTGgacaagaaattgaaaaattagaagACTTTGTAGTCTGTGACCAGAAGACATGTAacaaaaaatatcataaaacatGTGTAGTTATCGACGATGTGGACTCCAGGTTTAGTTGTCCTTGGCATCATTGTACAGCATGTGGACGTAGAACATCAGCACATTGTTCTTTTTGCAGCGCTGCTTTCTGTCAAG TGCATTTGGAAAGGAATTTGTTTGAATACGGCGAGAAAGGTGGTTTTGTTTGTAAGCTACACGAAAATATGGAAATACAAAAATCATCCGTTGAAGATGAAAAAGATTATTCAGATAACGAGACCGATACGGATAGGGAATTTTCTCCCACGGGGTCTACTAGTCCACTTGTGACAATGGAAAAAGCTGTGCCACGCGAACCATCGCCAAGAGTTTCCATAGTAGAG GTTCATCCAAGCAGTGAAGAAAGTGAGGAATCTCAAAGGGAGGATGACGAGGAAGTCATACAACCTAACGATTTTATACCATGTGAATACAattcgaaaaatatgaaaaggaAAACATTGCACCGATTGTCCCTTAGACTGAGGAAGGAGGAGAATCGGGTAGAAGAGTTGAATAACCTTACGTCTAGTCAACTGGAAGCCATAATTGGTGGTAGTTTATACGAATGA
- the NSD gene encoding nuclear receptor binding SET domain protein isoform X4, producing the protein MSSINGVNSKVGIITESRFVDHGSNLDATRNNFEYDKKNFNVESNTATSCKSRYGRTIKPKSPKNEMAGSPKSNKVLKARKSQNSSDSSNESMDENNAINDLDDTSDSSISLTTMDETVPKIIGSSIQCNWILGQLAWARVGNFPFWPCVITLDPILMTYHRLKTTARSQILMVHVRYFGDKGRHSWVSSNSMIPFTNFADFKKLSESVTIEVKKRDAKYAAAFVVKPGIKSKWESAIEEAMEVQPMSNEDRSNIFKPKEKNTKNRSPKITALDEKDKVNKRKHSHDSSGFDIKRIKSDNAYELEKSQYKTDGTTSKILKLTENGKSNSRLNSDTPPLSPLSQRDSNDEVSVAQKVEFKTEEDVDGVFEVYYERNRDMLEDEYPDASEQDIKKYLKKTWDSMNSSFRKKYRSYVTSDASATHIKENLSDQEDLSTDVESSMKENKKSRIKVEKDEMIASETKKSRPYNLFKGMKQEKVCQICEKTGKLTRCKGPCYSYFHLSCVKPGESSPEHSIDDSTMDDKILDDIKEIKQNNVDEDENSGKTDEQEDELFKCIDCLSGVAPACFICNEREGDRIRCTVLACGKHYHSSCLKSWPQSHWQGGRLTCPYHMCHTCSSDNPQDSHSRTPNEKLARCVRCPSSYHTSTSCLPAGSVILTGSQIVCPKHYQAPHPPVNAAWCFLCTRGGSLICCDTCPTSFHLECLAITLGIDAPDGAFICEDCETGRLPLYGEIVWVKLGNYRWWPSRICYPHQIPENIEAIPHSPGKFCVMFLGSNNYYWIHRGRAFLYQDGDANIKPPIGKKNNRDDTYRKALEEANDIHQRLKVERAAAKDHGPRGLKPPPYVKLKVNKPVGNVKPVEVESIVACDCDAEWENPCAPGTDCLNRILLVECSPGICPAGPKCNNQAFARRQYPAMEPFHTVARGWGLRSLEYIKAGQFVIEYVGEVIDEAEYKQRLHRKKELKNENFYFLTIDNNRMIDAEPKGNLSRFMNHSCSPNCETQKWTVNGDTRIGLFALCDIEPGEELTFNYNLACDGETRKPCLCGASNCSGFIGLKVQKSQVTTPSIHQKKFEKLDKMKRQKRSRKHLTCWGCGQEIEKLEDFVVCDQKTCNKKYHKTCVVIDDVDSRFSCPWHHCTACGRRTSAHCSFCSAAFCQVHLERNLFEYGEKGGFVCKLHENMEIQKSSVEDEKDYSDNETDTDREFSPTGSTSPLVTMEKAVPREPSPRVSIVEHPLPDIGSSEK; encoded by the exons ATGAGCTCTATCAACGGAGTGAACAGCAAGGTGGGCATAATTACTGAATCAAGATTCGTCGATCACGGCAGTAATTTGGATGCAACAAGAAACAATTTTGAGTATGACAAAAAGAACTTTAATGTTGAATCTAACACGGCCACATCATGTAAAAGTCGGTATGGTAGGACAATAAAACCCAAATCTCCTAAAAATGAAATGGCTGGTTCTCCAAAG AGTAACAAGGTGTTGAAAGCCCGGAAATCTCAAAATTCATCCGACAGCAGTAACGAAAGCATGGATGAAAATAATGCGATCAATGACTTGGACGATACAAGTGATTCTTCCATTAGTTTGACCACCATGGATGAAACTGTTCCAAAGATAATTGGTTCATCTATACAGTGCAATTGGATATTAGGTCAATTAGCATGGGCTCGTGTTGGTAATTTCCCTTTCTGGCCTTGTGTAATAACATTAGATCCAATTTTAATGACGTACCATAGATTAAAAA CAACTGCCAGATCCCAGATATTAATGGTACATGTTCGATATTTTGGAGATAAAGGACGCCATAGTTGGGTTTCTTCAAACTCTATGATACCGTTCACTAATTTTGCTGATTTTAAGAAACTGTCAGAATCAGTGACTATAGAAGTTAAGAAGAGAGATGCAAAATATGCTGCTGCATTTGTAGTAAAACCTGGAATTAAATCTAAATGGGAAAGCGCAATAGAAGAAGCTATGGAAGTTCAACCAATGAGCAATGAAGACAGATCTAATATATTTAAACCTaaagagaaaaatacaaaaaacagATCGCCAAAGATAACTGCATTAGATGAAAAAGATAAGgttaacaaaagaaaacattcaCACGATTCCAGTGGATTTGACATTAAACGTATTAAATcagataat GCATATGAATTGGAAAAATCGCAATACAAAACAGATGGAACAACATCTAAAATACTGAAACTGACAGAAAATGGTAAAAGTAATTCAAGACTTAATTCTGATACTCCTCCCTTGTCTCCTTTAAGCCAACGAGATTCCAATGATGAAGTCTCTGTTGCGCAGAAAGTGGAATTTAAGACTGAAGAGGATGTAGATGGTGTCTTTGAGGTTTATTATGAACGGAATAGAGATATGTTGGAAGATGAATACCCTGATGCATCAGAACAggatattaagaaatatttaaaaaaaacttggGACTCGATGAACTCCTCGTTTCGTAAAAAGTATCGATCGTATGTAACTTCAGACGCCTCTGCTActcatattaaagaaaatttatcggATCAAGAAGATTTATCCACTGATGTGGAATCGAGTATGAAGGAGAATAAGAAATCTAGAATCAAAGTTGAAAAAGACGAAATGATTGCTTCAGAAACGAAAAAAAGTAGACCTTACAATCTCTTTAAGGGAATGAAGCAAGAGAAGGTGTGTCAGATATGTGAAAAAACTGGAAAGTTAACTAGATGTAAAGGACCttgttattcatattttcatttatcttgtGTAAAACCTGGTGAATCCAGTCCAGAACATTCCATCGACGACAGTACAATGGATGATAAGATACTCGATGATATAAAGGAGATTAAACAAAACAATGTTGACGAAGATGAAAATAGCG GTAAAACCGATGAACAAGaagatgaattattcaaatgcaTTGATTGTTTGTCAGGTGTAGCACCTGCTTGCTTCATATGTAATGAAAGGGAAGGTGACAGAATAAGATGTACTGTCTTAGCCTGTGGAAAACATTATCACTCATCCTGTTTAAAATCGTGGCCGCAG tcTCATTGGCAAGGAGGTCGATTAACCTGCCCGTATCATATGTGTCACACGTGCAGTTCCGACAATCCTCAAGACAGTCATTCAAGAACCCCAAATGAGAAATTGGCACGTTGTGTTCGATGTCCTTCGTCTTATCATACATCTACTTCTTGTTTGCCTGCTGGTTCAGTGATTCTAACCGGCAGTCAAATAGTTTGCCCAAAGCATTATCAGGCACCCCATCCACCAGTAAATGCAGCATGGTGCTTTTTATGTACAAGAGGTGGAAGTCTTATTTGTTGCGACACGTGTCCAACTTCTTTTCATCTCGAGTGTCTAg CAATAACTCTAGGAATTGATGCGCCGGATGGTGCATTTATCTGTGAAGACTGTGAAACGGGCAGACTACCTTTATACGGGGAAATTGTGTGGGTTAAACTCGGTAATTATCGGTGGTGGCCATCCCGTATTTGCTATCCGCATCAAATTCCTGAGAACATAGAAGCTATACCTCACAGTCCTGGTAAATTTTGCGTGATGTTTTTGggatcaaataattattattggatACATAG GGGTCGCGCTTTCCTTTATCAAGATGGTGACGCAAATATAAAACCACCGATCggtaaaaaaaataatagagaCGATACTTACCGGAAAGCGTTAGAGGAAGCTAATGATATTCATCAGCGTTTAAAGGTTGAAAGAGCTGCTGCTAAGGATCATGGACCCCGAGGATTGAAACCACCACCTTACGTTAAATTGAAA GTAAATAAACCCGTTGGGAATGTAAAACCGGTAGAAGTTGAAAGTATTGTTGCTTGTGATTGCGACGCAGAGTGGGAAAATCCGTGTGCACCAGGAACAGATTGCCTTAATCGAATATTATTAGTTGAATGTAGCCCTGGTATCTGTCCTGCTGGCCCGAAATGTAATAATCAGGCATTTGCGAGAAGACAATATCCTGCTATGGAACCGTTTCACACTGTTGCCCGTGGATGGGGTCTTAGAAGTTTAGAATACATTAAAGCAGGACAATTTGTTATCGAGTACGTAGGTGAAGTTATAGACGAAGCTGAATACAAACAAAGGCTGCatagaaaaaaggaattaaagaacgagaatttttattttttaaccatAGACAATAATAGAATGATAGATGCCGAACCAAAGGGCAATTTAAGTCGATTTATGA ATCATTCATGTTCGCCAAACTGCGAGACTCAGAAATGGACGGTAAATGGAGACACGCGTATAGGTCTGTTTGCGTTATGCGATATAGAACCAGGTGAAgaattaacttttaattataatttagctTGCGACGGAGAAACTCGAAAGCCCTGCCTATGCGGTGCATCAAATTGTAGCGGATTTATAGGTTTAAAGGTACAGAAATCGCAGGTAACGACACCATCGATTCATCAaaagaaatttgagaaattggACAAAATGAAACGTCAAAAGAG GTCGAGAAAACATTTAACTTGTTGGGGCTGTGgacaagaaattgaaaaattagaagACTTTGTAGTCTGTGACCAGAAGACATGTAacaaaaaatatcataaaacatGTGTAGTTATCGACGATGTGGACTCCAGGTTTAGTTGTCCTTGGCATCATTGTACAGCATGTGGACGTAGAACATCAGCACATTGTTCTTTTTGCAGCGCTGCTTTCTGTCAAG TGCATTTGGAAAGGAATTTGTTTGAATACGGCGAGAAAGGTGGTTTTGTTTGTAAGCTACACGAAAATATGGAAATACAAAAATCATCCGTTGAAGATGAAAAAGATTATTCAGATAACGAGACCGATACGGATAGGGAATTTTCTCCCACGGGGTCTACTAGTCCACTTGTGACAATGGAAAAAGCTGTGCCACGCGAACCATCGCCAAGAGTTTCCATAGTAGAG CATCCTCTCCCTGACATTGGCAGTAGTGAGAAGTAG